Proteins co-encoded in one Arachis stenosperma cultivar V10309 chromosome 7, arast.V10309.gnm1.PFL2, whole genome shotgun sequence genomic window:
- the LOC130939611 gene encoding inositol transporter 1-like, with product MVAADMNISRRAGSFNYLEKHPERRISIFQNSYIVAITLTAGIGGLLFGYDTGVISGALLYIKEDFEQVKNSYFLQELIVAMALVGAIFGATIGGYINDVLGRKMAIVVADFCFAVGSLIMAIAPNPYVIIIGRFLVGLGVGAASVTAPVYIAEVSPSEIRGGLVGFNALMITGGQFLSFVINYALTKVPGTWRWMLGVAGSPAVVQLVFMIFLPESPRWLYFKNKKEAAANVLSKIYPSPRLEDEIEILEFHLEKEQKNKVKVNYSDVFKLKEIRVAFICGAGLQAFQQFTGISIVMYYSPIIIQLAGFKSNDAALFLSLVVSGLNAGGTILGIYLIDASGRKKLTLGSLSGVAIALTILSVACFIIGHGNASQVYAWLAIVGLALYIIFFAPGMGPVPWAVNSEIYPEEYRGICGGMSATVNWICSVIMSISFLSVVDAIGLGGSFMILLGVTVVAIVFVIIYMPETKGLTFEEVSNIWKEKAYGKDKNDISLVEKTNT from the exons ATGGTCGCAGCAGATATGAATATTTCTAGGAGAGCAGGAAGCTTCAATTACTTAGAAAAACATCCTGAGCGTAGAAtatcaatttttcaaaactcTTACATTGTTGCAATTACTCTCACTGCTGGCATTGGAGGTCTTTTATTCGGCTATGATACTG GTGTGATATCAGGTGCCCTCTTGTATATAAAAGAGGATTTTGAGCAGGTCAAGAATAGTTATTTTCTTCAG GAACTTATTGTTGCTATGGCCTTGGTTGGTGCAATATTTGGTGCTACCATTGGCGGTTACATTAATGATGTTTTAGGGCGTAAGATGGCTATTGTAGTGGCAGATTTTTGTTTTGCCGTAGGATCACTTATTATGGCGATTGCACCAAATCCTTATGTTATTATAATAGGCCGTTTTTTGGTTGGCCTTGGTGTTGGTGCAGCTTCTGTTACTGCTCCTGTTTATATTGCAGAAGTATCACCATCTGAAATAAGAGGAGGATTAGTTGGCTTCAATGCTCTTATGATTACCGGTGGACAATTTCTTTCATTTGTCATCAATTATGCCTTGACAAAG GTCCCGGGTACGTGGCGTTGGATGCTCGGAGTTGCAGGATCACCTGCAGTGGTCCAATTAGTTTTTATGATCTTCCTCCCCGAATCCCCAAGATGGCTCTATTTTAAG AATAAGAAAGAAGCAGCCGCTAATGTTCTATCCAAGATTTACCCATCACCTCGTTTAGAAGATGAGATTGAGATTCTCGAATTTCACTTGGAgaaagaacagaaaaataaggTCAAAGTTAACTACAGTGATGTGTTCAAACTGAAAGAAATTAGAGTTGCGTTTATATGTGGGGCTGGACTTCAAGCATTCCAACAATTTACCGGTATTAGCATTGTCATGTATTATAGTCCAATAATAATCCAATTAGCTGGGTTCAAATCAAATGACGCTGCATTGTTCTTGTCCCTCGTTGTTTCTGGCTTGAATGCCGGTGGCACAATTCTTGGAATCTATCTTATCGACGCTTCAGGCCGCAAAAAGCTTACTCTTGGTAGCTTATCAGGTGTGGCTATAGCCTTGACCATCCTCTCTGTGGCATGCTTTATTATAGGACATGGCAATGCCAGTCAAGTATATGCTTGGCTTGCGATTGTTGGTTTGGCTTTGTATATCATATTCTTTGCCCCTGGTATGGGTCCTGTGCCATGGGCAGTGAACTCAGAGATTTATCCTGAAGAGTATAGAGGAATATGTGGTGGCATGTCTGCAACTGTGAATTGGATTTGTAGTGTTATAATGTCTATTAGTTTTCTTTCAGTAGTTGATGCCATAGGGCTTGGTGGGAGTTTCATGATTCTCTTGGGAGTCACTGTGGttgcaattgtttttgtgatcaTTTACATGCCAGAGACAAAAGGATTGACCTTTGAAGAAGTTTCAAACATTTGGAAGGAAAAAGCCTACGGAAAAGACAAAAACGACATAAGTCTAGTTGAGAAAACAAATACATGA
- the LOC130939613 gene encoding inositol transporter 1-like, with product MVAADMNISRRAGSFNYLEKHPERRISIFQNSYIVAITLTAGIGGLLFGYDTGVISGALLYIKEDFEQVKNSYFLQELIVAMALVGAIFGATIGGYINDVLGRKMAIVVADFCFAVGSLIMAIAPNPYVIIIGRFLVGLGVGAASVTAPVYIAEVSPSEIRGGLVGFNALMITGGQFLSFVINYALTKVPGTWRWMLGVAGSPAVVQLVFMIFLPESPRWLYFKNKKEAAANVLSKIYPSPRLEDEIEILEFHLEKEQKNKVKVNYSDVFKLKEIRVAFICGAGLQAFQQFTGISIVMYYSPIIIQLAGFKSNDAALFLSLVVSGLNAGGTILGIYLIDASGRKKLTLGSLSGVAIALTILSVACFIIGHGNASQVYAWLAIVGLALYIIFFAPGMGPVPWAVNSEIYPEEYRGICGGMSATVNWICSVIMSISFLSVVDAIGLGGSFMILLGVTVVAIVFVIIYMPETKGLTFEEVSNIWKEKAYGKDKNDISLVEKTNT from the exons ATGGTCGCAGCAGATATGAATATTTCTAGGAGAGCAGGAAGCTTCAATTACTTAGAAAAACATCCTGAGCGTAGAAtatcaatttttcaaaactcTTACATTGTTGCAATTACTCTCACTGCTGGCATTGGAGGTCTTTTATTCGGCTATGATACTG GTGTGATATCAGGTGCCCTCTTGTATATAAAAGAGGATTTTGAGCAGGTCAAGAATAGTTATTTTCTTCAG GAACTTATTGTTGCTATGGCCTTGGTTGGTGCAATATTTGGTGCTACCATTGGCGGTTACATTAATGATGTTTTAGGGCGTAAGATGGCTATTGTAGTGGCAGATTTTTGTTTTGCCGTAGGATCACTTATTATGGCGATTGCACCAAATCCTTATGTTATTATAATAGGCCGTTTTTTGGTTGGCCTTGGTGTTGGTGCAGCTTCTGTTACTGCTCCTGTTTATATTGCAGAAGTATCACCATCTGAAATAAGAGGAGGATTAGTTGGCTTCAATGCTCTTATGATTACCGGTGGACAATTTCTTTCATTTGTCATCAATTATGCCTTGACAAAG GTCCCGGGTACGTGGCGTTGGATGCTCGGAGTTGCAGGATCACCTGCAGTGGTCCAATTAGTTTTTATGATCTTCCTCCCCGAATCCCCAAGATGGCTCTATTTTAAG AATAAGAAAGAAGCAGCCGCTAATGTTCTATCCAAGATTTACCCATCACCTCGTTTAGAAGATGAGATTGAGATTCTCGAATTTCACTTGGAgaaagaacagaaaaataaggTCAAAGTTAACTACAGTGATGTGTTCAAACTGAAAGAAATTAGAGTTGCGTTTATATGTGGGGCTGGACTTCAAGCATTCCAACAATTTACCGGTATTAGCATTGTCATGTATTATAGTCCAATAATAATCCAATTAGCTGGGTTCAAATCAAATGACGCTGCATTGTTCTTGTCCCTCGTTGTTTCTGGCTTGAATGCTGGTGGCACAATTCTTGGAATCTATCTTATCGACGCTTCAGGCCGCAAAAAGCTTACTCTTGGTAGCTTATCAGGTGTGGCTATAGCCTTGACCATCCTCTCTGTGGCATGCTTTATTATAGGACATGGCAATGCCAGTCAAGTATATGCTTGGCTTGCGATTGTTGGTTTGGCTTTGTATATCATATTCTTTGCCCCTGGTATGGGTCCTGTGCCATGGGCAGTGAACTCAGAGATTTATCCTGAAGAGTATAGAGGAATATGTGGTGGCATGTCTGCAACTGTGAATTGGATTTGTAGTGTTATAATGTCTATTAGTTTTCTTTCAGTAGTTGATGCCATAGGGCTTGGTGGGAGTTTCATGATTCTCTTGGGAGTCACTGTGGttgcaattgtttttgtgatcaTTTACATGCCAGAGACAAAAGGATTGACCTTTGAAGAAGTTTCAAACATTTGGAAGGAAAAAGCCTACGGAAAAGACAAAAACGACATAAGTCTAGTTGAGAAAACAAATACATGA